The following proteins are co-located in the Myxocyprinus asiaticus isolate MX2 ecotype Aquarium Trade chromosome 44, UBuf_Myxa_2, whole genome shotgun sequence genome:
- the LOC127434792 gene encoding zinc finger and BTB domain-containing protein 47-like codes for MDRLNEHHLYQPCLYDVDIVLECQHSTFSAHKGVLADHSPFFQALFSLYHINLAFEVLTIQGLNLLNFICTSRLLVSDSTIFYILQSFYIVLQMSNLASSCHKLFNSQSLAPEMANTEGEDNQMHREMKMKELEKMYTQQGNGTFSLLVEDSRTTHLSVNPSHQSKHFYKKDDSGGGGASGGGRGLYTVEGGAGLNESGLQDSSVSFNREQIIVEVNLNNQTLNVSKGSDGKGITSSTSGLRVHHHSNLSGVEEGKEQSNNEDVGEEEEEYEPEKEELENCSNNEDGDEEDEEDNNLNISVVGRTSMERPRRATRISTGVESAVAMKQTLIGSTLAERVEGRKRRKEQESLGQKVKLEEKQHFSCKKCPRIFNNRWYLEKHMNVTHNRMQICNKCGKRFLLESELLLHHQTNCEKSIQCVTCGKAFKKLWSLHEHNKIVHGYAEKRFSCEICEKKFYTMAHVRKHMVAHTKDMPFTCETCGKSFKRSMSLKVHSLQHSGEKPFKCENCSERFQYKYQLRSHMSIHIGHKQFMCQWCGKDFNMKQYFDEHMKTHTGEKPYICEICGKSFTSRPNMKRHRRTHTGEKPYPCDVCGQRFRFSNMLKAHKEKCFQVNNPIDPNSLNLDTTSVDMDTPANQIASQPMTPPGEASSLHQVKSLSLPFVHSIVGLPSPPPLFSTEKVNSNN; via the exons ATGGACAGGCTGAATGAGCATCATCTCTACCAACCTTGCCTGTACGACGTGGACATTGTGCTGGAGTGCCAACACAGTACGTTTTCTGCCCACAAGGGTGTGCTAGCTGACCATAGCCCCTTCTTCCAGGCCCTCTTCTCACTGTACCACATAAACCTTGCCTTTGAGGTGCTGACTATCCAGGGCTTGAATCTCCTTAACTTCATCTGTACCTCCAGGCTGCTGGTGAGTGACAGCACCATCTTCTACATCCTACAATCCTTCTACATTGTTCTACAGATGAGTAATCTAGCAAGCTCATGTCACAAGCTCTTCAACAGCCAATCACTTGCCCCAGAGATGGCTAACACAGAGGGTGAGGACAATCAGATGCATCGAGAGATGAAGATGAAAGAGCTTGAGAAGATGTACACACAGCAAGGAAATGGTACTTTTTCATTGCTTGTAGAGGACAGCAGGACAACACACCTTTCAGTTAATCCCAGCCATCAGTCCAAGCACTTCTACAAAAAGGATGACAGTGGAGGGGGAGGGGCTAGTGGAGGAGGACGGGGCTTATACACAGTGGAGGGAGGAGCTGGTCTGAATGAATCTGGACTCCAGGATAGTTCGGTCTCCTTTAACAGAGAGCAGATCATTGTGGAGGTCAATCTCAACAACCAAACATTGAATGTCTCCAAAGGATCTGATGGGAAGGGCATCACCTCAAGCACCTCTGGCCTCCGTGTCCACCATCACAGCAACCTTTCTGGTGTGGAGGAGGGCAAGGAACAAAGCAATAATGAAGATGTTGGTGAGGAAGAAGAAGAGTATGAACCTGAAAAGGAAGAGTTGGAAAATTGCAGCAATAATGAGGATGGagatgaggaagatgaggaggacAACAACCTCAACATTTCAGTTGTGGGACGTACCAGCATGGAAAGACCACGACGTGCCACACGAATATCAACAGGTGTAGAATCGGCTGTCGCCATGAAACAGACGCTAATAGGCTCCACATTAGCAGAGCGAGTTGAGGGGAGGAAGAGGAGAAAAGAGCAGGAGAGCCTGGGCCAGAAAGTAAAGCTTGAGGAAAAGCAACACTTTTCCTGTAAGAAGTGTCCTCGCATTTTTAACAACCGCTGGTATCTGGAGAAGCACATGAACGTCACTCACAACCGCATGCAGATCTGCAACAAATGCGGCAAACGCTTTTTACTGGAGAGTGAGCTACTACTGCACCATCAGACCAACTGTGAGAAAAGCATACAG TGCGTGACCTGTGGGAAAGCCTTTAAAAAGCTTTGGTCTTTACACGAACACAACAAGATTGTCCATGGATATGCAGAGAAGAGGTTCTCATGTGAAATCTGTGAAAAGAAGTTCTACACCATGGCCCACGTCAGGAAACACATGGTTG CTCACACTAAGGACATGCCATTCACTTGTGAGACATGTGGAAAGTCCTTCAAACGCAGCATGTCTCTTAAAGTGCATTCTCTGCAGCATTCTGGAGAAAAACCCTTCAAGTGTGAG AACTGTAGTGAAAGGTTCCAGTACAAATACCAGCTGCGGTCTCATATGAGCATCCATATCGGACACAAGCAGTTCATGTGTCAGTGGTGTGGGAAAGACTTCAACATGAAGCAGTACTTTGATGAACACATGAAGACTCACACTG gagagaaaccttacatcTGTGAGATCTGTGGAAAAAGCTTCACGAGCCGACCCAATATGAAACGACACCGTCGCACTCACACAGGCGAGAAGCCATACCCATGTGACGTTTGCGGCCAGCGATTCCGCTTCTCCAATATGCTTAAAGCACACAAGGAGAAGTGCTTCCAGGTCAACAACCCTATCGACCCCAACTCTCTAAACCTGGACACCACATCAGTTGATATGGACACACCCGCCAATCAGATAGCCAGCCAGCCCATGACCCCTCCCGGCGAGGCGTCGAGTCTCCACCAGGTCAAGTCCCTCTCACTTCCCTTTGTTCACTCGATTGTAGGTCTTCCCTCTCCACCACCCCTGTTTTCCACTGAAAAGGTTAACTCCAATAActaa